Below is a window of Limnochordia bacterium DNA.
TGAGAACAGGAAATCCTATTAAGATATTCAATAATCTGTTCGGCGGAGTAAAGCCTACCGGTTTTTCTCTGCAAAATCCGTATGATAGTAAGGGCTATGAACCAAGTTAGGAAGTGGGCATTAATGTGATCCTGAAGTGATACATACACCGGTCGAGTCTCCAGGACCCCCTTAGTAAGGCGGAATGTCTCTTCAACCTCCCACAGACCGTGATAAGCCTCAATCACCTCGGCATCAGGCATATCTAGTTCGCTGGTGACAATAGCGTAGTAACCGTCATACTTCTCTTCCTCAGCAACCCTTGCGGCATCAAAGACGGGTTGCTCTTTAACCGTGATTACCTCACCAGTTTTGTTGTCAAACTTCAGATTCTTGACGTACTTAGCCGCACCGTAAGATGTAGCCTTAGTGTACTTCTGGGGATTAGCGGCCAAATCATGAGCCTTCTTCACAACTTCTTCCCGCTCGACTCGAGCCTTTGTGGCATGTGCTCTGCTCCAAAAGACTACTTGCTTTTCACACACCGCTTCTTTGCCCTTTTCTCCGCTTGGCATTGTTACAATTATCTCTCGGACGATCACCCTGCTTTTGACTTTGAGGTCTACATCTTTACCAGCAGGTTGGCCATTGTTATCTAAATAGTCCTGCTCAGAAAGTACATAGTCCTCAAAAGCCTTAGTACCACCCCTAACCGAAAAACCGAAGACATAACCGTTAAAATTCGTTTCTTTTCCCTTATCCTGCAGGTAGAAAATATTATCGCCCGTATTAGTCCCCATATTGGCAACAACGATAATGCTACCTGTACCCTGATTTCCCCCGACTGCACCGATGACTGGCCGGAAGATCTGCTCTTCCACCGTATCGCCTGGAAACAGCTCATAGCAAAGCGGTATTCCACCAGCATCCATCGCCAGCCCCATTTGCATAGTTAGAACTTGGCGTTTTCCCCTTGACAATCCAGACTTACAAGACTCATCCGCCTCATCAGTCTTGAAATAGAGACCGGTGACATTGTAATAGATGATCTTAGTATCGTGTCCGTACTTGGCAGCAACCTGGGAGTTCGAATAGCACTGGAATTCCTTAGCAATCTTAGAAAAGTGAGGGAGGGAACGGTAAACATCAGCCAGAGAGAAATTGAAACGTTCGAAGTAACGGTCCCTTTCCTCGAAGGCTTGTTTCTCAGAGTCCGGAGAAAGCAGTCTGAATACCACAAGCATAATCATGATGGCGTCGTATTGTATTCGAAGCCGCAGTGCCGAGACTTATTCCTGAAAAACACATCTAGACCAAGTTCGTGATAGATCTTGACTATGGCGGCATAGCCAAAGTTTTTCCTACTATCGCTATCGAAAGCAAGCTTTTCATCCATATTAATTGATAATGTCACTTTCTTTTCAGCGTCTTCCTCTTCAGTCATCCTGCGGGCGACTTCTTTGAAATAGGCGACCGGGTCATCGTACTCCTTTTCCAGTTCATCTAAGTAACCAGAGGGATTTGATCGTCTTCGCCCTGGGTTTACCAGCCTTATCGCGGTAGGCTTTTTCAATAGAAAGGTAAACCCTGCCGTCTTTCCTGCGGGATTGCTTAAGATTCAAAATGGCACCTCCATTGATGTGGCTGGATAGTTGTGCGTATTCTGGGTCAATTCCGACAGGCTATCCGGTTCCATTCAGACACCTTGTTAGACGCAAAAAGTATATCAGATTTGTGGATTCATGTCAGTAGCAGTTGCCTGCAGAATTTGGTGGGGTTTTGTTTGGATTCACCCCCAAGCTCAAAACAATACGAGTTGTGGATAACTCGAGCAAGAACCGCTCTGCAATCGTGCT
It encodes the following:
- a CDS encoding IS1634 family transposase; this encodes MIMLVVFRLLSPDSEKQAFEERDRYFERFNFSLADVYRSLPHFSKIAKEFQCYSNSQVAAKYGHDTKIIYYNVTGLYFKTDEADESCKSGLSRGKRQVLTMQMGLAMDAGGIPLCYELFPGDTVEEQIFRPVIGAVGGNQGTGSIIVVANMGTNTGDNIFYLQDKGKETNFNGYVFGFSVRGGTKAFEDYVLSEQDYLDNNGQPAGKDVDLKVKSRVIVREIIVTMPSGEKGKEAVCEKQVVFWSRAHATKARVEREEVVKKAHDLAANPQKYTKATSYGAAKYVKNLKFDNKTGEVITVKEQPVFDAARVAEEEKYDGYYAIVTSELDMPDAEVIEAYHGLWEVEETFRLTKGVLETRPVYVSLQDHINAHFLTWFIALTIIRILQRKTGRLYSAEQIIEYLNRISCSHEHGNIYLFDYRSEISDAIGKALEIDFTNKRLPLGTIKEILAEAKK